The Bacillota bacterium genome window below encodes:
- a CDS encoding ABC transporter ATP-binding protein, which translates to MLQVTDLTVELGEALVLKEVNFAMPQGQWLGIIGPNGAGKTSLLRTISRALPPRAGQVVVNHRDLYREMTAGTSAQMMAVVPQQTILSFDFTVADFVLMGRLPHLGRFARETKRDLAIVDHALSLTGTKDLARRSFRTLSGGQQQLAAIARALAQEPKLLLLDEPTNHLDINHQIQIMDVIKQLNQESNLTVVSVLHDLNLAALYCDRVILLRQGRLQAHGSVEDVYQLPVLQQAYGCPLVMGRHQLTGKPQVQPVPRYALTNPS; encoded by the coding sequence ATGCTGCAGGTAACGGATCTGACGGTAGAACTAGGTGAAGCCCTAGTCCTGAAGGAAGTTAATTTCGCCATGCCCCAGGGCCAGTGGCTGGGGATTATCGGTCCCAATGGAGCCGGAAAAACCAGCCTGTTGCGAACAATATCCCGGGCACTGCCTCCCCGGGCCGGTCAAGTGGTGGTCAATCACCGGGATCTATACAGAGAGATGACTGCCGGCACCTCGGCCCAGATGATGGCCGTCGTTCCCCAACAGACAATACTATCCTTCGACTTCACGGTGGCGGACTTTGTCCTGATGGGACGGCTTCCCCACCTGGGGCGCTTTGCCCGGGAAACGAAAAGGGATCTGGCCATCGTGGACCACGCTTTGAGCCTGACGGGGACCAAGGACTTGGCCCGCCGCAGCTTTCGCACCCTCAGCGGCGGTCAGCAACAGCTGGCAGCCATCGCGAGAGCCTTGGCCCAGGAGCCCAAGCTGCTGCTCTTGGACGAGCCCACCAATCATCTGGATATCAACCACCAAATCCAAATTATGGACGTGATCAAGCAGCTGAATCAAGAAAGTAATTTGACCGTTGTCTCTGTTCTCCACGACCTGAACCTGGCAGCGTTATATTGCGACCGGGTGATCCTGTTAAGGCAGGGCCGGCTGCAGGCCCATGGCAGCGTGGAGGATGTGTACCAGCTTCCGGTTTTGCAACAGGCCTATGGCTGTCCCTTGGTAATGGGTCGCCACCAACTGACCGGAAAGCCTCAGGTTCAGCCCGTTCCCCGTTATGCTCTGACAAATCCTTCGTAG
- the gndA gene encoding NADP-dependent phosphogluconate dehydrogenase, giving the protein MVEKADIGLAGLAVMGQNLALNMMNKGYSVAVWNRSQGTMEQFVAERAAGKPVIGAKTLEELVQSLKRPRKIMLMIKAGAPVDGVIEQLVPLLDEGDLIIDGGNSYFEDSIRRDRKLREKGILYMGVGVSGGEEGALHGPSIMPGGPKEAWDMVGQIFLDISAKTADGSPCCTYLGTDGVGHFVKTVHNGIEYGDMQLIGEAYYLMQQLLGMSAPEMAEVFQQWNERELESYLIEITADILTRMDPETNRPLVDLIVDEAGQKGTGKWTAQEALELGIPAPTIAEAVFARSMSAIRQERIAASSILTGPEPSYSGDPQQLIEWIFDALYASKICSYAQGFALLREAGQEYGWKDMDLGKIALIWRGGCIIRAQFLNRINEAYELNPDLANLMLDPYFKTALEEAQTGWRKVVSLAAEAGIPVPGFSSSLAYYDSYRRGRLPANLLQAQRDYFGAHTYRRLDKDGDFHTEWV; this is encoded by the coding sequence ATGGTCGAAAAAGCAGATATTGGCTTAGCCGGATTGGCGGTGATGGGGCAAAATCTGGCGCTAAACATGATGAACAAAGGCTACAGTGTGGCGGTGTGGAACCGCAGCCAGGGCACTATGGAGCAATTTGTCGCCGAGAGGGCGGCAGGTAAGCCCGTAATCGGGGCAAAAACTTTGGAAGAGCTGGTGCAATCCTTGAAGCGGCCGCGCAAGATCATGTTGATGATTAAAGCCGGTGCCCCCGTCGACGGCGTCATCGAGCAACTGGTGCCCCTTTTGGATGAAGGAGATTTGATTATCGACGGTGGTAACTCCTATTTTGAGGACTCTATCCGTCGTGACCGAAAGCTGCGGGAAAAGGGAATTCTGTACATGGGGGTCGGAGTTTCCGGGGGAGAAGAGGGGGCGTTACATGGTCCCAGTATCATGCCCGGGGGTCCTAAGGAAGCCTGGGATATGGTGGGCCAGATTTTCCTCGACATTTCAGCCAAGACCGCTGATGGTTCGCCCTGCTGCACCTATCTAGGCACCGATGGGGTGGGTCACTTTGTGAAAACGGTGCACAATGGGATTGAGTACGGTGATATGCAGCTGATCGGAGAGGCCTATTATCTGATGCAGCAGCTTCTGGGGATGTCGGCTCCGGAGATGGCTGAGGTTTTCCAACAGTGGAATGAGCGGGAATTAGAGTCCTATTTGATTGAGATCACCGCTGACATCTTGACCCGGATGGACCCGGAAACCAATCGTCCCTTGGTAGATCTCATCGTTGATGAAGCGGGACAAAAGGGTACCGGCAAATGGACGGCCCAAGAGGCTTTAGAACTAGGGATTCCTGCTCCGACCATTGCCGAAGCTGTCTTTGCCCGGTCCATGTCCGCGATCCGGCAGGAGCGAATTGCCGCATCCTCGATCCTTACTGGACCGGAGCCCAGTTATTCTGGCGATCCACAACAGTTGATTGAGTGGATCTTTGATGCTTTGTACGCCTCCAAGATTTGCTCCTACGCTCAAGGTTTTGCGCTCCTGAGGGAAGCTGGTCAGGAATATGGCTGGAAGGACATGGATCTAGGGAAGATTGCCCTGATTTGGAGAGGTGGCTGTATTATTCGGGCCCAATTCCTCAATCGGATCAACGAAGCCTATGAGCTCAACCCAGATTTGGCTAACTTGATGCTGGATCCCTACTTCAAAACCGCTTTAGAAGAAGCTCAAACAGGATGGCGCAAGGTAGTAAGTCTTGCCGCTGAAGCGGGGATTCCAGTCCCAGGCTTTAGCTCGTCCCTGGCTTACTACGACTCCTATCGTCGCGGGAGACTGCCGGCCAACCTGCTTCAGGCGCAGCGAGATTATTTCGGTGCCCATACTTACCGGCGGTTGGATAAAGACGGGGATTTCCATACGGAATGGGTGTAG
- a CDS encoding alpha/beta-type small acid-soluble spore protein translates to MPRRRKVMSDRLKYELAQELGFYDKVKDGDWGNITTREAGSLVRAAIQRAERMLAGETDSS, encoded by the coding sequence ATGCCGCGGAGGCGTAAAGTCATGTCTGACCGATTGAAGTACGAGTTGGCCCAAGAACTCGGGTTCTATGACAAGGTCAAGGACGGTGACTGGGGTAACATCACAACCAGAGAGGCAGGCTCCTTGGTTCGGGCTGCGATTCAGCGGGCTGAACGTATGCTAGCAGGGGAGACTGACTCTAGTTAG
- the xylA gene encoding xylose isomerase, whose translation MTEFFPEVPQKIRYEGKDSTNPLAFKYYNPDEVIGGETMREHLRFSVAYWHTFTAEGVDPFGAGTMLRPWSDVTSPMERAKTVARAAFEFMDKLDVPYFCFHDRDIAPEGATLEETNANLDEIVALIQELMEETGIKLLWGTANLFNHPRFVHGAATSPNADVFAYAAAQVKKAMEVTKQLGGENYVFWGGREGYETLLNTDMELELDNFARFLHMAVDYAKEIGFTGQFLIEPKPKEPTKHQYDFDVASVLAFLRKYKLDPYFKINIEANHATLAGHTFQHELAMARINGMLGSVDANQGDMLLGWDTDQFPTNLYTTTLAMYEILKAGGLAPGGLNFDAKVRRGSFEPIDLFYGHIAGMDSFARGLKVAHKLLESGELEEFVAKRYSSYSTGIGQRIVNGEVGFSELEEYALQNDQISNASGRQELLEIILNRYLLEV comes from the coding sequence ATGACTGAGTTTTTCCCGGAGGTCCCACAGAAGATTCGGTACGAAGGAAAGGATTCCACTAACCCATTGGCCTTTAAGTACTACAACCCCGACGAGGTGATTGGCGGGGAGACTATGCGGGAGCATCTCCGGTTTTCCGTAGCCTATTGGCACACCTTTACCGCCGAGGGAGTGGACCCCTTTGGTGCCGGCACGATGCTTCGTCCCTGGAGCGATGTGACATCTCCCATGGAAAGGGCGAAGACGGTGGCCAGAGCTGCCTTTGAGTTCATGGATAAGCTTGATGTTCCTTACTTTTGTTTCCATGACCGGGACATTGCGCCGGAAGGCGCCACCTTGGAGGAAACCAACGCTAACCTCGATGAGATTGTCGCCCTAATCCAAGAGTTGATGGAGGAAACGGGAATCAAGCTGTTGTGGGGAACGGCAAATCTCTTTAACCATCCCCGCTTTGTTCACGGCGCTGCCACCTCACCTAACGCCGATGTTTTCGCCTACGCTGCTGCTCAGGTGAAAAAGGCGATGGAAGTGACCAAGCAGCTAGGCGGGGAAAATTACGTGTTCTGGGGCGGCAGAGAGGGCTATGAGACCCTGCTAAACACCGACATGGAACTGGAACTGGACAATTTTGCCCGGTTTCTCCACATGGCGGTAGATTATGCCAAGGAGATTGGGTTTACCGGTCAGTTCTTGATTGAACCCAAGCCCAAGGAGCCTACCAAGCACCAGTATGACTTTGATGTTGCCAGTGTCTTGGCTTTCCTGCGCAAGTACAAGCTTGATCCCTACTTCAAGATCAACATTGAAGCAAACCATGCCACTTTGGCAGGTCATACCTTCCAGCATGAACTGGCGATGGCCAGGATCAACGGGATGTTGGGTAGCGTGGACGCCAATCAAGGGGATATGCTCCTGGGTTGGGACACCGACCAATTTCCCACCAACCTGTACACCACAACCTTGGCCATGTACGAGATCCTCAAGGCCGGTGGCCTGGCACCGGGTGGTCTAAACTTCGATGCCAAGGTGCGGCGAGGCTCCTTTGAACCCATCGATCTGTTCTACGGCCACATCGCCGGTATGGATAGCTTTGCCCGGGGTCTGAAGGTGGCCCACAAACTCTTGGAGAGCGGAGAACTGGAAGAGTTTGTTGCTAAACGATACTCCAGCTATTCTACGGGCATCGGTCAGAGAATCGTCAATGGAGAGGTTGGCTTTAGTGAACTAGAGGAATATGCGCTGCAAAATGATCAGATTTCCAACGCCTCTGGACGACAGGAGCTGTTGGAGATCATTCTCAACCGGTATCTCCTGGAGGTCTAG
- a CDS encoding fumarylacetoacetate hydrolase family protein, translating to MYFLTYRYEGSERIGVYCPQRQKILPLTAVSELDIPEGMLDFIRGFNSDAIGIINAYLTKGESQNQFLSLSEVELCAPIPRPLRNIICLGLNYKEHVAESQSVADKSKLPSAPVFFTKLATKIIGPDGEIDSHRDITSELDYEVELAIVIGKSGSNIPKEEAADYIFGYSVFNDITARDLQRRHGQWLKGKSLDTFAAMGPYILHSSAVPLPLELEICSKVNGELRQHSNTRHLIFDIPTLISELSAGLTLEAGDIIATGTPAGVGMGMDPPTYLRPGDVVECSIEGLGTLRNVVK from the coding sequence TTGTATTTCTTGACATATCGGTACGAAGGCAGTGAGCGCATTGGGGTGTATTGTCCCCAGCGGCAGAAAATACTTCCCTTGACGGCGGTATCTGAGCTGGATATTCCTGAGGGGATGCTGGATTTTATTCGCGGCTTTAACAGTGACGCCATCGGTATCATCAATGCATATTTGACCAAGGGGGAATCCCAGAATCAATTCCTGTCGCTATCGGAGGTGGAGTTGTGCGCTCCCATCCCGAGACCCTTGCGAAACATTATTTGTTTGGGATTAAACTACAAGGAGCATGTGGCAGAATCTCAGTCTGTGGCTGATAAGTCAAAACTACCGTCAGCTCCGGTGTTTTTCACCAAATTGGCCACCAAGATCATCGGGCCCGATGGGGAAATCGACAGCCACAGGGATATCACTTCCGAACTGGATTACGAGGTGGAACTGGCGATTGTCATCGGTAAGTCCGGGAGCAATATTCCCAAGGAAGAGGCTGCCGATTACATTTTCGGATACTCCGTGTTTAATGACATCACAGCTAGGGATTTGCAGCGGCGACATGGACAATGGCTAAAAGGAAAGAGCCTGGATACCTTCGCAGCCATGGGGCCTTACATTCTCCATAGTTCCGCCGTGCCCTTGCCCCTGGAGCTTGAGATCTGCAGCAAAGTTAACGGCGAGCTGCGCCAGCATTCGAATACTAGACACCTAATCTTTGACATTCCCACTCTGATCAGCGAGCTGTCGGCGGGATTGACCCTAGAGGCTGGGGACATCATTGCCACCGGCACCCCTGCAGGAGTGGGCATGGGAATGGATCCCCCCACATACTTAAGACCCGGCGATGTTGTTGAGTGCAGCATTGAAGGGCTGGGAACCCTGCGTAACGTTGTGAAGTAA
- the dgoD gene encoding galactonate dehydratase → MKITKMETFLVKPRWLFLRIETDTGLVGWGEPVVEGRAATVETAVQELSEYLIGKDPRPIEDHWQVLYRGGFYRGGPILTSALSGIEQALWDIKGKFYNAPIYELLGGKARDKIQVYNWIGGDRPSAVAKEAQEQIAAGFTAVKMNATEEMHYVDSFAKVQEVVDRVAAVREVGGKDLGIGIDFHGRVTKTMAKVLAKELEPLHPMFIEEPVLPENNEALRDIANLTSIPIATGERMFTRWDFKHLLAQGYVDIIQPDVSHAGGILEVRKIAAMAEAYDVALAPHCPLGPIALAACLQVDACSPNAFIQEQSLGIHYNEGSDLLDYLMDPAVFRYSGGYVQIPEGPGLGIEVNEERVRAAAKEGHNWRNPVWRRHDGTVAEW, encoded by the coding sequence ATGAAAATCACCAAAATGGAAACCTTCTTGGTTAAGCCCCGTTGGTTGTTCTTGCGGATTGAGACAGATACCGGGTTAGTGGGATGGGGGGAACCCGTCGTTGAAGGGAGAGCGGCGACGGTGGAAACTGCGGTTCAGGAGCTGTCGGAGTACTTAATTGGTAAGGACCCGCGGCCTATTGAAGATCACTGGCAGGTGTTGTATCGAGGAGGGTTCTACCGTGGTGGACCGATACTGACCAGCGCCCTGTCGGGGATAGAGCAGGCCCTGTGGGATATTAAGGGAAAGTTCTACAACGCCCCCATTTACGAGCTTTTGGGAGGCAAAGCTCGGGACAAAATACAAGTATACAATTGGATCGGTGGGGATCGTCCCTCGGCAGTGGCGAAGGAAGCCCAAGAACAAATTGCCGCGGGATTCACCGCGGTGAAGATGAATGCGACAGAAGAGATGCATTATGTCGATTCCTTCGCCAAGGTGCAGGAGGTAGTAGATCGGGTAGCAGCGGTTAGGGAGGTTGGTGGAAAGGATCTGGGGATCGGCATCGACTTTCATGGTCGGGTGACTAAGACGATGGCGAAGGTATTGGCCAAAGAGCTTGAACCTCTGCACCCGATGTTCATTGAGGAGCCCGTACTTCCAGAAAACAACGAGGCGCTGAGGGATATCGCCAACTTGACTTCCATTCCTATCGCTACCGGTGAGCGGATGTTTACCCGGTGGGATTTCAAGCATTTGTTGGCCCAAGGATATGTCGATATCATTCAACCGGACGTGTCCCATGCCGGAGGAATCCTAGAAGTGCGAAAGATTGCTGCTATGGCCGAAGCCTACGACGTGGCCTTGGCCCCTCACTGTCCCTTGGGGCCCATTGCCCTTGCCGCCTGTCTCCAAGTGGATGCTTGCAGCCCCAATGCCTTCATTCAGGAACAGAGCTTGGGTATTCACTATAATGAGGGCAGCGACCTATTAGATTACCTAATGGATCCCGCGGTATTCCGTTACAGTGGTGGATATGTGCAAATCCCAGAAGGTCCTGGCCTGGGGATCGAGGTCAATGAAGAGCGAGTCAGGGCCGCAGCCAAGGAAGGGCACAATTGGAGAAACCCCGTATGGCGGCGTCACGACGGTACCGTCGCCGAGTGGTAA
- the sdaAB gene encoding L-serine ammonia-lyase, iron-sulfur-dependent, subunit beta: MVGEVVSLANIFEIIGPTMVGPSSSHTAGAARLGKIARVILADIPAVAHIRLHGSFARTYRGHGTDKALIGGLLGYDSDDLRIRDSLRAAQDAGLEYHFEPTDLGDFHPNTALIELTGRGGKSVRVLGSSVGGGKVRILRVNDLDVDFTGEYTTLLVPHRDAPGVVAAVTSLLSQHRINIAQMKVYRAGRGKQAMIVLETDEGIDNTLQEQIDRLEHVTRSVVVNPV; encoded by the coding sequence ATGGTCGGGGAGGTTGTGTCATTGGCCAATATCTTTGAAATCATTGGGCCCACTATGGTTGGTCCCTCCAGCTCCCATACGGCCGGCGCAGCGAGGCTGGGGAAAATAGCGCGGGTGATTTTAGCCGACATACCAGCGGTGGCCCATATTCGCTTACACGGTTCCTTTGCCCGCACCTATCGGGGACACGGTACCGACAAAGCTCTCATCGGTGGTCTTTTGGGCTACGACTCCGATGATCTACGGATCCGGGACAGCCTAAGGGCAGCCCAGGATGCGGGATTAGAATACCACTTTGAACCGACGGATCTAGGGGACTTCCATCCCAATACTGCCCTAATTGAGCTAACTGGTAGAGGGGGGAAATCCGTCCGAGTCCTTGGTTCCTCCGTGGGCGGCGGCAAGGTGCGGATCCTCCGGGTTAACGACCTTGATGTAGACTTTACCGGAGAATATACTACCCTGTTGGTTCCCCATCGTGATGCTCCCGGGGTAGTGGCCGCTGTCACCAGTTTGTTGTCCCAACACCGAATCAACATTGCCCAGATGAAGGTCTACCGGGCCGGACGGGGCAAACAGGCAATGATCGTACTGGAAACCGATGAGGGGATCGACAATACTTTGCAGGAACAGATTGACAGGCTCGAACACGTCACTAGATCAGTGGTAGTCAATCCCGTTTGA
- the sdaAA gene encoding L-serine ammonia-lyase, iron-sulfur-dependent, subunit alpha has protein sequence MQFTSVQELIELAENSQQTIGQIVLAQQVEELGSSSEEIYQRMAGKLATMRQAASEGKALTQRSPSGLSGGDANKMDAALRAGKTVGGRVLGKALVTALAVTEVNACMGRIVASPTAGACGILPASILTILEEQDLPLEKGVMGLFTAGGIGMVIASRATISGAEGGCQAECGSAAAMAAAALVEMMGGTPTQAGHACAIALKNILGSVCDPVAGLVEAPCIKRNTIGVANALVATDLALAGITSVIPVDEVIDAMGSVGQLMSAALRETAEGGLAATPTGRRIAQEVFGDR, from the coding sequence GTGCAATTTACTTCTGTACAGGAACTCATCGAATTAGCAGAAAATTCACAGCAGACAATTGGCCAGATCGTTTTGGCCCAGCAAGTCGAAGAACTCGGAAGCTCCTCGGAGGAGATCTATCAGCGGATGGCAGGTAAATTGGCTACCATGCGCCAGGCGGCCAGCGAGGGAAAAGCCCTGACACAGCGCTCACCCAGCGGACTGAGCGGCGGCGATGCCAACAAGATGGACGCGGCCCTGCGGGCCGGGAAGACCGTCGGCGGGAGGGTGCTGGGAAAGGCATTGGTCACTGCTCTGGCAGTAACGGAGGTTAACGCCTGTATGGGGCGAATTGTCGCTTCGCCCACCGCCGGAGCCTGCGGCATTCTACCCGCGTCCATCTTGACTATCCTTGAGGAGCAGGATTTGCCGCTAGAAAAAGGAGTAATGGGCCTGTTTACCGCGGGAGGAATTGGCATGGTCATCGCCTCCCGAGCCACTATTTCCGGCGCGGAAGGCGGATGCCAGGCTGAATGCGGCAGTGCCGCTGCCATGGCCGCAGCGGCATTGGTGGAAATGATGGGTGGAACCCCAACCCAAGCGGGACATGCCTGTGCCATCGCCTTGAAGAACATCCTGGGCTCAGTCTGTGATCCAGTAGCCGGCCTGGTAGAGGCTCCCTGTATCAAACGCAACACCATCGGTGTTGCCAACGCTTTGGTGGCAACGGATCTAGCCCTAGCCGGCATTACCAGTGTTATCCCCGTTGATGAAGTCATCGATGCCATGGGCTCCGTGGGCCAATTAATGTCCGCGGCTCTGCGGGAAACGGCAGAAGGTGGACTGGCCGCTACGCCAACGGGTCGAAGAATCGCTCAGGAAGTTTTTGGCGACAGATAG
- a CDS encoding glycerol-3-phosphate acyltransferase, whose product MALYYLLLSYLVGSIPFAYVFTKLSSGSDIRRIASQNVGTTNVMLNVGWLPGLLTMIGDVGKGVAVGLLADLCPIRWVRALMPAVAIVGHNWPIWLKFKGGGGLATFIGGSLATRNFSGTIIAVLIWGLSFLLIKDHDRSALVACIAAPLAFLLLGVSSPSLVFYGTSSVAIGARRIQSILEKRFSHRRQRQVPV is encoded by the coding sequence ATGGCTCTCTACTATCTATTGCTTAGCTATTTAGTAGGCTCAATTCCCTTCGCATATGTGTTCACTAAACTGAGCTCCGGCTCCGACATTCGCCGGATCGCTTCCCAAAACGTTGGCACCACTAACGTAATGCTCAATGTTGGCTGGTTGCCTGGATTGCTGACCATGATTGGCGACGTTGGCAAAGGGGTAGCCGTTGGGCTACTTGCCGATCTGTGCCCCATTCGCTGGGTGCGAGCCCTAATGCCTGCGGTGGCCATCGTCGGTCACAATTGGCCCATTTGGCTCAAATTCAAGGGCGGTGGAGGCTTAGCTACCTTCATCGGTGGTAGTTTGGCTACCAGGAATTTCTCGGGAACAATTATTGCCGTCCTGATTTGGGGCCTATCCTTCCTACTGATCAAGGACCATGATCGTAGTGCCTTGGTGGCCTGTATTGCCGCTCCCCTAGCTTTTTTGCTGTTGGGTGTCTCCAGCCCCTCTTTAGTGTTCTACGGAACTTCCAGTGTGGCCATCGGCGCCCGCAGGATCCAAAGCATCCTAGAGAAGCGATTCAGCCATCGGAGGCAGAGACAGGTGCCTGTGTAG
- a CDS encoding Gfo/Idh/MocA family oxidoreductase: MVQRVAIIGQGRSGRDIHAYSLGKMPDKYQVVAVVDLLEERRIRAKEELGCDVYADYRELFQRDDIDLIINASYSHMHVPITLDCLNHGYHVLCEKPLARRAAEVDTLIAAAQENDKILAIFQQSRYAPAFRKLREVIDSGVLGRIVQISIAYNGFARRWDWQTLQEYNGGNLLNTGPHPVDQALQLFGTDIMPQVTCIMDRANTFGDAEDYVKLLLHGHGRPTIDVEISSCCAYPSFTYNVQGTYGGLKGTTTHLEWKYYLPSEAPEQRLIREPISKPDGTPAYCREELILHEDCWDVPQEQQRDLFHTMAQSFYEMLYKTLTENVPLEITPQEVRQQIAVMEECHRQNPLPIL; encoded by the coding sequence ATGGTACAAAGGGTGGCGATCATTGGGCAAGGACGCAGCGGACGGGATATCCATGCCTATTCCCTGGGAAAAATGCCGGACAAATACCAGGTTGTCGCTGTAGTCGACCTCCTCGAGGAACGGCGAATTCGGGCTAAAGAGGAACTGGGATGTGACGTCTACGCTGACTACAGAGAGCTTTTCCAGCGGGACGACATCGATCTGATCATCAACGCCAGCTATAGCCACATGCATGTTCCCATTACCCTCGACTGTCTCAACCACGGATACCATGTCCTGTGTGAAAAACCCCTAGCTCGAAGGGCGGCAGAGGTCGATACACTAATTGCCGCCGCCCAAGAAAACGACAAAATCTTGGCGATCTTTCAACAGTCTCGCTATGCCCCTGCCTTTCGAAAGCTAAGGGAAGTAATCGATTCCGGGGTCTTGGGTAGAATCGTCCAGATTAGTATTGCCTACAACGGCTTTGCCCGCCGCTGGGACTGGCAAACCCTCCAGGAGTATAACGGTGGCAATCTGCTCAACACCGGTCCCCACCCCGTCGATCAGGCTCTGCAGCTCTTTGGAACCGACATCATGCCACAGGTGACCTGTATTATGGATCGGGCCAACACCTTCGGTGATGCCGAGGATTATGTCAAGCTCCTGCTTCACGGTCATGGCCGGCCCACCATCGACGTCGAGATCTCCTCCTGCTGTGCCTACCCCAGCTTCACCTATAATGTGCAGGGAACCTATGGTGGGCTCAAGGGCACCACTACTCACTTAGAGTGGAAATATTACCTACCCTCAGAAGCGCCGGAACAGCGCCTTATTCGGGAGCCCATCTCCAAACCCGATGGCACCCCGGCATATTGCCGAGAGGAATTGATCTTGCATGAAGATTGCTGGGATGTTCCCCAGGAGCAACAACGAGACCTATTCCATACCATGGCCCAATCCTTCTACGAGATGTTGTACAAAACCCTGACGGAAAATGTCCCCTTGGAGATCACACCCCAGGAAGTACGGCAGCAAATCGCAGTGATGGAGGAATGTCACCGGCAAAACCCCCTTCCCATCCTCTAA